The DNA window AAGTAGTAGAACTACTCAGCTTCCTTTTGATAGAGAAAATTCAAGAAGTCTAGCTGTGTGTAGTGGTGCACTCCTATAATCCCATCCTTTGAGATATCCCAGCAGAACAATAGccatgagttctagaccagtctgTAGAACATATCCCAATCCAGAAATACAGTATCTTGAACAAAAATACCAACTGAATTCTGTTTCCATGCTTTGTTTGGTCATATCTTTATTTAAGCCACAGTTGCCTGCTTGAATCTAAAGAGTTAAGAGATTATATTAAAACCTGAAAGTGCTATTGttctgggcggtggtggcacatgcctttaatcccagcacttggaaggcagagacaggtggatttctgagttcaaggccagcctgttctacaaagcaagttccaggacagccagggctatacagagaaaccctgtctcgataaaaaaacaaaacaaacaaacaaaaaagaaaccaaaccaaaaaaaaaaaaaaaaaaaaaaaccaaccaaccaaccaaaaaaccccaaaagaaaaTGCTATTGTATAAAATTGTTTGTTATAAgcatccccaaagtgtattgtacaacacacacacacacacacacacacacaccacacacacacacacacacacacacgcacacacacacacacacagagagagagagagagagagagagagagagagagagagagcaaaacagccatatgtatgtacatgtataatcACCTATGTGAATGCATACAACTACATAATGATTGTTAATAGGCTTACCCATAGATGTGTTCTTAGGTGTATTCCACTTTGAGTCTATTTCACATGAAATGTATGTCTGGGTAATACATGTCCCTGTTGTAACTGTTACTGACTTCAGTTGCAGTGAGTCTAATGAACTTGCTATGCACCTAATGACCCTAGGGGAGGTAGCCTTTACTCTGTTATTACGAGTCAATACATCTTGTGGCAGGatgtacttactgctcttgcagtcTGAGTCCAGGATGTTACACCGTGGAATACTTTAGGGGCAACAGAAGAACCACATCCTTCCTGCTAGCTTCCAAGTGAAATGCTGACATAAACATGAGGATAACTAAATGTCTAGAAGTGTTATACATAGGGTGTATGCATATTCACTAAACTCTGATACTTTGTACACACAAATATCATTAGATCGATCCCATAGCTGGAGACTGGGTCCCCAaggtttcttttctatttcaggCACAGTCATAGCTCTTGGCTATTTTACCTGTGCTTCTGACCAAATAGCTATAAAGCAAAGTTCCTATAACACTTTCTAATTTTAATTAATGTTCCAGTGTGGCTCACAAAACTCTGGGAGATTCTTCTATATTGGCTCATCATAAAGAATACTACAAAGGATGCAGATGAAGAAGTGGGTAGAGTGCTGTATGGAGGACAGAGGCTGACATGACCTTTCCTAGAGCAGTAGCCTTTGGGACTCTGGATGTTCATCTACTTTCTGTACCCTATCATCTGACATTTTAGGGAGGCTTCATTGTGTTTTTGAAAGATGATGGTCATATTGCAAGATAACCAGGCAAGAGCATGATCTGCTGCTAACAAACTGACACTTAGAAAACCCAGAAATCCTGGCTACTCCAAATTTTCTTCATCCCTTTCTGCATTATTCTTTCTGTAGCTATGGAGCAAGAGGTTCTTTTCTAAGAACTACTATCAAACAAGAAAGTTCATAGAATATCTTGATGACACCACTAAAGATAGACGGATGGGGAAGGTTATATTTTCAGTTTCTGTGATCCATCTTGAGGAAGAGAAACAAGTATCTGTGGCCTAGGTTTTAAAAGGAAGCAGGTAAAAAGAGGCCAAGAGAAAGATCATGCATGGTTCAAAAGCATTGTTCCACTGTGCACCCTAATGTTATTCTAACTACTTGGGAAATAATAAAGATCATAGAAATTAGGATCAATACCTAATTATATGAATTAGAGATGAGATATTATATATCACAAATCATACTACTTCTAAATTTCTATGGGCTAAACTTTTTAAGTTTCCAAATGTGGCCTTCCTAGTTCTATCCTTGTCACCACAAACCTCAGGATCTACTTCCTTTACGATACATGAGTGTTGTCCCATGTGTAGGGCACATTCTTTTTTCTCTGCATTTAGTTGTGGATTTTTTTAGTGGACTTTTTATTTTGACACTTacctttcttttcaaaatatcaTGGAGCAACAGATGGAAAAACCAGAGAATTTTACCTCAGGATATTTTTAACATTGCCTCAATAAAGCTGTGAGCCACTTAAAGTCAATTTTTCAAAAAGCTTCCTTTAAAGAGCTTTTAAGTCACTCTGCTGGCATTATATGAGCTCAGTCAGGGCGCCCTGGTTTAACTATTTATGTGTTCTGTGGTTGTAATAATTAGTGATTCATATTTACAAATATGTCATTTCATGTGTGTACTTCTCTGTAAAGTATATTCACTTGCGTTTTTTATTGAAATTACAGGTACTTCAATTTAGCAGTGTTGAAGACTTCAAATCTTGTCCTGAtagtgaaaagaaaaggaaaatggtaTTTACATATTTTGTATCCACTTGTCAGTTGTGAATGGAATTATTTTTAACAGATTATTTTGTGGCCAGTTCAAGCAATTCACTTCTTAGAACTTTTATTGGAAACATGAAATATAGCAGAGTACATTTCAGAATCCAGAGTGCCTATGCTTTGTCAGAGTTGTGTTTCCTGCTTGTCTTATCTCCCTTCTCATCCCTTTCAaggttttcttttactttctaagTTCTTCTTGTCTGTTCTTGTAAGCTATGAATGAAAGGTtcattatatataaaatcttatatTAATCACATAGAAGAAAATACttttatctattttaaataaatcattttcacCTGTTGCTTGCTATACATCAAAtgatttcattaaattccagggagatatatatatatatatatatatatatatatatatatatatatatatataatttgctttttgttcaacactttttttttctaaccccTGCTCCTTTAAAGGAATTTAACTCAGGCAAATTTGAAGAAATACAGTCCGACTTCCAGACCCTTGCTGCTGAAATCCTCAAACCTGGAAATTCTTACGTTCTTAAAACAGCTAACAGGATATATGGAGAGAAAACATATCCATTTCATAATGTAAGTGCAAATGTCTTTTGTTGATTAATGGGGAAAAAAGAGGCAGACATGGACCAGCAAGAAAACACACATTTCTCTAGGGTCCCCAGAAAAATCTCAATGTGACCAGTATTTCCTGGTAAGCAACCACTTTACAGTAGCCTGTGAATACCAAGTTCTGAAGAAAACTGTAATGGGTCTGACACCGGACTGGCTCATGACCTCACAGATATGGGTACCTGGAGCTACTGTGTTTCACAAGAAAACACAGTGTGAGAAAGCATATAGTCATGTAATAGTAGGGTAGGTCTGAAGGAGCCAAAGATGGTGTCCATCCCAGGACTGTGGTTAGAAACTGTTcctgagaacaaagcagactTTGAGATGAGAATTGAGATAAGAATAGAGGGATGTTCTCCTGTCTTCCATCACCACCAAGATTTTAGAGATTTTgtcaaaaggaccctgatatagctgtctctgttgAGGTTATGGCAGTgcgtggcaaacacagaagtggatgctcagagtcatctattggatagaacacagggcccccaatggcggagctagagaaagtacccaaggagctaaagggaacaatatgaactaaccagtacccacagagctcctttttctagctgcatatgtagcagaagatggcctagtccgccatcattgggaagagaggccccttggtcttgcaaactttgtatgacccagtacaggggaaagccagggccaagaagtgggagtgggtgggtagggaagcagggcgggggggggggtacagggaactttcgggatagcatttgaaatgtaaatgaagaaaatatctaataaaaaaatgaaaaaaagaaaatgataatggTTGACATTTGACTAATAGAAACATCAGTGCCCGTCTTATTAAGACTAAAGAGCTCCTCAGAGAACAGTCagtcatttttctattttaagtttGTGCATCACatcctttgaaaaaaatcaaaatgagtaGTGAACTCAAGCATGGAAAGGTTAAAGAGCAAGGGAGTTAGATAGGAAGTATGAGAAGTAGGTATCCTGTAGCTTCAAGCATCTTATGGCTGCTCACATCAGTGAGTTCTTGGGAATTCAGAGCCTTGGGCTGTGTTAATCCTGAATCTACAAAACCATCCATTACTGTCAGGCTTTTGGACTCCTACTTGACTCATATCCAAGAAACTTGAGCTCAGTAGCACTTGGCTCAAAACAAAGGGAGGGAGTAATGCCTCATATTGGGGGCATGGGCATAATGCctcatatgtttttgtttttgttttgctggatTATAAATTCCAATGTATACCTCACAGCCTTTTTTTGGGACTAGGATTAACTCTTGACTCTTTACTTCTTACAGACCTCCAAGAAGTAGGCAAACTAAAGGACTAACACACTGCACCTCCTGGGGAAAGAAATTATATTCCCAGGCAACAGCTGCAACCTCAGTTACTGCCAGCTGTGATGAGACCCATGGGGTATAACACCAAAGTTCCAAAGGCAGAGGCCAGGCTTTTGACCTCACTTTTGGCTCAATTGCCAGGCAGAATGTAATTTGCTTCAGGCTGCTCTAAATCCCTGGGGGATTGTGGACCACCTCAGTCAACTTGTAGACCCAGAGTTCTCACTGTACTCTCACGCCTCCTACAGAAAGCCACTCCCAGCTCTGAGTATTCTTTGTGACTTATAATCTTTTTATTCTACAGTAAGTTCCACacctgaagaaaacaaaaaacaaaaaacaaaaaacaaaacaaaacaaaaaaaaaacatacatgcaagtcACCTTATATAGTCTGAGCAggatgtgtttatatatttaagaatatatatgtatatacatatacctagATGTacataaaaaaacatttaaaaatacaggtCATGAGTTTTAAAGAGATCAAGAAGAAATATATGGGAAGGCttggaacaaggaaaagaaaggagtaaatactgcaaatatatatatatatatatatatatatatatatatatatatatgtgtgtgtgtgtgtgtgtgtgtgtgtgtgtgtgtataaaaaaaGGAGTCAAGAAGCAGTTACCAAAGCCACAGAACCATGGGTAGGCAGATTATCCTTCTGAGCCTGTAGGTCTGTATGGCTAGTTGGTTTTGAAGGGGACTACATTTTCATTTAGACCCATACCAGGAATGAAGAAGTAGAGAAGGTATGGATGGGGTGCTAGCTTGCAGTTGTTCTCCTTATtgatatttgtttaaaataatgtattcaaAATGAATTTCTCAGTTTGGGATTTTACCTGTATCCTTCAGAAATATTTGGAGGACATGAAAACGTACTTTGGGGCAGAACCACAATCTGTTAACTTTGTTGAAGCTTCTGGACAGATCAGGAAGGAGATCAACTCCTGGGTTGGAAGCCAGACTGGAGGTAAGCTGTTGCCCAGGGCAGAGCCAGCAGCTCGCTCTAAGCTTCAACTTATTCATATGAAATTGTGCCATGCATGCTTATGTATTTTCTTAGTAGAACTGTGGGACACAAGCTAAATATCCAGAacctttatttctatttatacCTCTAAGTTTTAGATTGGTAGTCTTCTCAGTATGTCCTGTCTGAAAGGCAGAATTCAAACTTTGATGTGTATGTAAATGCACAGAGTGTTTTATTCttcatgctggggtctcccattaccaagatagacaaCCAGGTGAGCTTGCAGGCTCAATTTAAAGCACATTGGAATTCCAGGGTAGATGAGCTTTACCTTACTCCATCTTTAGGAGTTCCAGAACCTTTACAAGGGCATGAAGGCTGGAATCTGAGGCTGTTTCTGTTAGTAGTTGACTTGCCTTGACTTGCCCAGTACTTAGTTCTAGTCTTCTTAATTGGCAGTCTGAAATCTGTCATGGAGACAGATTCTAGCCTTCTCAATGTCTGTGTCTAAATTTCCTTCTTCCTATGAGGGCAGGAGTCACTAGCCCGGGGTTTATTTACTCTAGCTCAGTATGACACGATCTTAACTTGATCAAATCTGCAGAAATTCTCTTTCCAAATAAAGGCACATAATATCCTGGGAGTTAGAATGTAAACATTTTGGAGGCATGAAAAATTAGACATTCAGAGGTTTCCTTACAAAACTGGATATTCTTAGTATTATTTTGAGGAACAATCAGATAAATTCAAATTGAGAATTTGAGGACATTCTGCATAACAAAGGGCATTTTTTCAAAAGTATCCAAGTcaacaaaaacaatgaatgaaGGATAGACTCACTGTTCAGAGTAAAAGAAACTACAAAGAAATTATAGCTAAGTGTAGCTTCAGAtcctgtcttgatttctgttgtggggggtggggtggggatttgGAGGGttatgggggaggggctgggctgtTTTAATTAGAATTGGTGATGTTGAATGTAGCTTGTTAAGAGGATTTTATTGAAGCTAACTGTCTGTTTTGGTTCCTTGGCAGACACCAGTTTCTATGATTTAATAATAATGTAGTAAGCTGGGCTCATAAACTCTTCCCACTGGAGACTGAGTCAGAGAGATAATGAATCTAGGGCCTGCTTAGGCTGTGTTGAGTTCTCCACATTTGCTTTCGGCTGAGTAAAAGGGCTTTTtgtcaaacacacaaacaaacaagctagcTAACTAAATCAATATTTGTCATCAAGAATTGTATAAATGTGGCATATCATGTAGATGCAACTGTCCCTCTCCTGTTATCTATTGCTAGGAGAAAAGTATATGGAACAAGAAGCAGTGTAATTCAACATTTATACAAAGTTTACATTTTATTATCCTTGTTAcccatattatctgcaaataataACTTTGTGTATCCATAATTAGCAATCAACACACTCCATATTCTTGCTCTGATTCATGAATTCGCATTTTGAGGAAAGGTTAGTGACAGTAACCCTCAAAGCCTACAGATATTATCATATATTTGTTTACTGTGGCTGTGAAACGACTAGTGCCACAGAAGTTAGGGTGTTTTTATCCAGCAATTCTCCATAGCTATTGAGAAAAAGTGTGCTGTTGTGGATTGGTTCTAAAGCTATTTGTGTTAATTTGGCTCCCCAAATTACATGAGAACCAGCATGTAGGCCTGTGAGATGCTCAGGGTCTCTACCCACAGTTGCCCTTGATTGATGGAAAAAAGTTGCCTATGGCTGAAAAAAAATggctgagcagagagacagaggcaggacattAGATTTCCTGGGCAAGGGAGCAGGAGAGAAAGCTGTTTATAGAATAGCCATGATAGGAAacagagggagcaggagagaaagCATCCAGCCAAGTAAGTCATGGAAGTGGACTTCCCGGATTCAGTCTGGGGTAGCAAAGTGGCCCAGCCTTTGAGCTACTTGGGGCAAATTAAACAAAATgcagtgtgtgtatctctctctctctctctctctctctctctctctctctctctctctctctctctgtgtgtgtgtgtgtgtgtgtgtgtgtgtgtgtgtgtgtctttcactcAGGAATCCAGAACATTTTGGTGGGCTGTAGCAAGAAGCCTGAAGCCTGCTAGAGTTCAGAGCAGATTAACAATTTACTGCTTCATGCTACTTAATTATAAATTGTTCTATTTCTGGAATATCTgcaaagaaaatgttttgtttctaaaaaaaaaataaaagtctggcTATCTAATTAATCTAATGTAAATTAAACCTAACTAAGCATACATATTCCAATAGCCATTTTGAGACCTGTCCTGCTCTTGTAGGTAAAATTCCAAATCTCCTCCCAGATGACTCAGTCGACACCAAGACTAAAATGGTTCTGGTGAATGCCCTTTATTTTAAAGGAACCTGGGAGCATCAGTTCTCAGTGAAAAGCACCACCGAAAGGCCTTTCAGAGTAAACAAGGTATGAGTTGGTTAAAAAGCACTTTGAATTTTCACATGACCTTGCAAAAACAACATATCCTATATTAAATCTATTCTCTTTTCTAATATCTTCCTGTATCCTAGCTCTAATTAGGGAAGGAAAGACTGGGGTCAGAGctatttcattgtttttctctGAATCTAGTTTATTTGCATAATATATCAGTTCATGCTGCTGAACACTTGAGAGCTGGGTAGAGTGGCTTTCTATTTATTTCCCAGCTGAGAAATAGAGGTAGGTAAGGATGTGGAGGTATGTCTGAATTAAACTTCCAGAACCAAAGATTACTGCACTATAATAAATTCTACTGTTTCTATTGATAAAATTTTAGCAGAGTATATGTGTGGAGGTAGGGGGCTGTGCTGATATAGAGTTAGAGATAGATCTGAGAGATTCCAAGGGGCATCAGTTTGCCATCACCAAGACAAAATCCTTCAgataaacaatttgaaagaaggaaagatggtAACTTgtgattttagagctttagtccatggtaCCCTGTCCCAGTAAAACATTAACGCACAAAATCAATCACAAAACAACGTTTGTGACTTTATGGTAGGGGTGAGGTAGGGAGACATAgacaaagggaaagaagaaggaaaagagagagagaggtgtcttAGAAAAACtcaaaactatctgtaactccacctccaagggatctgatgccttttttggTCTCTGTAGTTAGTTCTACACATAACAGAAGTTGTTTAACTGATAATATTTTACAAGTATTTCTTCCAAATCTATTactcacttttaattttttaatgcacTTCAGTTTTTACAATAGATACTGAAAATACTTCCTAGGTTTCTCAAATGTTTGTATGTAAAATGGCCCATAGTTTCTGGGAGTCATTAGCATATTTTATGGTTTTCACACATTGCTTCTTTTAAGTGCTTAGTAGAATCCACTTACTGTAGCATAAACACATTCCCTAGTAGATGTTTGAGACAAGAGCTTTTATGTTTTACTTCCACTGTTATTGTTAGTAGAATTTTCCAGAAGCTATATTGGGAAAAGTTTAGTGTTTATTGGAAGATCACTAGTTTTGCTAAAGTACAAGGTGAAGGGAAACCAATGGTGACCGGATGAAGAATCTGTGATTTAATTGTTCCTTTTTACAGACCACAAGCAAACCAGTGCAAATGATGTCAATGAAACAGAGTCTTCAAGTCTTCCACATTGAGGAGCTGCAAACCATAGGCCTTCAACTCCACTATCAGAACCGTGACCTCAGCCTGCTTCTACTGCTTCCAGAAGCAATAGATGGCCTGGAACAGGTAGATTTATCAGTCTGTCTGGTATAAAATAGGTTCTGTGTTTGCTGCTATGATTTAGAGAGAAAAACATGAAGACTTTTCTTCCCTGATGTTAAATTTCTGCATGGGAAGGCATCCTTTGGGCCTGATATATTTTGGGTCCTGACTACTTTGTCTTCTAACATTTCTCATACTTTATGAAACTCTATAAAGTTaatattattacttattttagaAAGGTTaggtaactgtcttagtcagggtttctattcctgcacaaacatcatgaccaagaagcaagttgggaaggaaagggtttattcagcttacacttacatatggctgttcatcaccaaggaagtcaggactggaactcaagcaggtcctgaagcaggagctgatgcagaagccatggagggatgttttttactggcttgattcccctggcttgctcagcctgctctcttatagaaccaagactaccagctcagagatggtaccacccacaaggggcctttcccccttgatcagtaattgagaaaatgccttacagttggatctcatggaggcatttcctcaactgaagctcctttctctgtggtaactccagctgtgtcaagttgacacaaaactagccagtacaattgaccccttgtcaacttgacacacaaacacatcactagtaagcctcaactcgTACATTCTtactcatccccaagatctaaataactttaaaagtcccacagtctttacatattcttaaaatttcaatctctttggaatatccatctcttttaaaacccaaagcctttttacaattaaaagtctcttaactgtgggttacactaaaatagtttcttccttcaagagggaaaaatatcagggcacagtcacaatcaaaagcaaaaatcaatctctaaccatccaatatctgggatccagctcatgaacttctgggctcctccaagggcttgggtcacttctccagccatgccctttgtagcacacacattgtcTTCTATGCTCCATCTGCCTGtagtccactgctgctgctgttcttagtggccatctcatggtactggcatctccaaaatgctgctgaCTTCCACCGtgactaggcttcaccaatagcctctcataggccttcttcatggtgccaagcctcaactcctttgcatgaccccttcagtcctgggccatcaattgcaactgaggcttcaccttcaccaatggccttccatggcctctcacagtgtggAGCCTAAGCTGCTCTGCAATGAattcccttcatgccttcaaaaccagtaccacctgggtaactcttagacattaccaagtccagccacagcacaaggcacaactttggctatctctggaacacagcctctgtgttcttagaaaacacttccagatgtcacctcaatggtgctggtctcttcttaatcaccactaatttcttagctccagctaaccagcatcaataatcccagtaatgcaaagttttttgctttagtagttctggtatcttgttaatcacagtttATTCTTCAGCCCccgctaaccagaaccacagaatcttcacagtcAAAATAGCAACAGCCCTGATAAgaatctttaatcttccctctgaaatttcacaagccaggcctccatcttctgcactgttctcaacattatcttccaagctcctacacaacatccgacagagctcttaacagtgCTAGATTAAGGACTCTAGTTCTGGCAGCGGTGTGGTAGAAAGCTCTGCATGATGTGGTTGAGGTAAAAGGGTAACTTGGATGACAGCTCCTTGTGGAAATAAGGTGTTTGCCTACAGAAGAAATACTTCATGGGAACCTGGAAGCTGTACTAACTGAATATAAGGCTTTCATGTTCAATAACCCTAGTTTGTGTCAGAGGTCAAGACTACATATGTTTATGGAAGTCACTTGCAGACCCTCTTCAGATTAATATATAAAAAGCTTTTGCGGAGGATTAACTTCCATTCTGGTGCCTTAAATCACATTGGGCTCTTGTGTGCTAAGCAGGCTTTCTAGGGTAGAACTAGTTTTCAGAccaaaataaatctctttcatttattttattattttatgtgtttttatgtgtaaAAAAGTACTCACTTTTTTAAAACCTgtaataattaaatttatttatttatttatttatttattatttatttatttatatttagttaattagttagttattttgttggatattttctttattcacatttcaaatgctgtcccctttccaggtttccctatctcacaaaaaccccctatcccatcctccctccccctgcttctaacaAGGTGCTGCtatgctcacccacccactcctacctccccacccttgattccCTTTcactgggtatatgcccaggagtagtatatgTGGgtttataaaattctcaaataaacaaaagccttcatagaa is part of the Mus musculus strain C57BL/6J chromosome 1, GRCm38.p6 C57BL/6J genome and encodes:
- the Serpinb10 gene encoding serpin B10 isoform X1, which gives rise to MVYLGTKGTTADQMAQVLQFSSVEDFKSCPDSEKKRKMEFNSGKFEEIQSDFQTLAAEILKPGNSYVLKTANRIYGEKTYPFHNKYLEDMKTYFGAEPQSVNFVEASGQIRKEINSWVGSQTGGKIPNLLPDDSVDTKTKMVLVNALYFKGTWEHQFSVKSTTERPFRVNKTTSKPVQMMSMKQSLQVFHIEELQTIGLQLHYQNRDLSLLLLLPEAIDGLEQLERAITYEKLDKWTSADMMDTYEVQLYLPKFKMEESYDLKSALRGQKFSGPYSKENNEDHLPHIYSATLDNQQNGHPVSPRHVFGNGKRKHSTVSGRCDCKSLIQTFVVDIVENSALATSLLISPINSSCADSGTSSTLTVNGCQANANGMPGRFGKFH
- the Serpinb10 gene encoding serpin B10 isoform 1 (isoform 1 is encoded by transcript variant 1), encoding MVYLGTKGTTADQMAQVLQFSSVEDFKSCPDSEKKRKMEFNSGKFEEIQSDFQTLAAEILKPGNSYVLKTANRIYGEKTYPFHNKYLEDMKTYFGAEPQSVNFVEASGQIRKEINSWVGSQTGGKIPNLLPDDSVDTKTKMVLVNALYFKGTWEHQFSVKSTTERPFRVNKTTSKPVQMMSMKQSLQVFHIEELQTIGLQLHYQNRDLSLLLLLPEAIDGLEQLERAITYEKLDKWTSADMMDTYEVQLYLPKFKMEESYDLKSALRGMGMTDVFSQSKADFSNMTSERNLFLSNVFHKTFLEINEEGTEAAAGTGSEISVRIKAPSIELNVDHPFLFFIRHNKTKSILFCGRFCSP
- the Serpinb10 gene encoding serpin B10 isoform 2 (isoform 2 is encoded by transcript variant 2) is translated as MEFNSGKFEEIQSDFQTLAAEILKPGNSYVLKTANRIYGEKTYPFHNKYLEDMKTYFGAEPQSVNFVEASGQIRKEINSWVGSQTGGKIPNLLPDDSVDTKTKMVLVNALYFKGTWEHQFSVKSTTERPFRVNKTTSKPVQMMSMKQSLQVFHIEELQTIGLQLHYQNRDLSLLLLLPEAIDGLEQLERAITYEKLDKWTSADMMDTYEVQLYLPKFKMEESYDLKSALRGMGMTDVFSQSKADFSNMTSERNLFLSNVFHKTFLEINEEGTEAAAGTGSEISVRIKAPSIELNVDHPFLFFIRHNKTKSILFCGRFCSP
- the Serpinb10 gene encoding serpin B10 isoform X3 — its product is MVYLGTKGTTADQMAQVLQFSSVEDFKSCPDSEKKRKMEFNSGKFEEIQSDFQTLAAEILKPGNSYVLKTANRIYGEKTYPFHNKYLEDMKTYFGAEPQSVNFVEASGQIRKEINSWVGSQTGGKIPNLLPDDSVDTKTKMVLVNALYFKGTWEHQFSVKSTTERPFRVNKTTSKPVQMMSMKQSLQVFHIEELQTIGLQLHYQNRDLSLLLLLPEAIDGLEQLERAITYEKLDKWTSADMMDTYEVQLYLPKFKMEESYDLKSALRG
- the Serpinb10 gene encoding serpin B10 isoform X2 yields the protein MEFNSGKFEEIQSDFQTLAAEILKPGNSYVLKTANRIYGEKTYPFHNKYLEDMKTYFGAEPQSVNFVEASGQIRKEINSWVGSQTGGKIPNLLPDDSVDTKTKMVLVNALYFKGTWEHQFSVKSTTERPFRVNKTTSKPVQMMSMKQSLQVFHIEELQTIGLQLHYQNRDLSLLLLLPEAIDGLEQLERAITYEKLDKWTSADMMDTYEVQLYLPKFKMEESYDLKSALRGQKFSGPYSKENNEDHLPHIYSATLDNQQNGHPVSPRHVFGNGKRKHSTVSGRCDCKSLIQTFVVDIVENSALATSLLISPINSSCADSGTSSTLTVNGCQANANGMPGRFGKFH